One stretch of Punica granatum isolate Tunisia-2019 chromosome 5, ASM765513v2, whole genome shotgun sequence DNA includes these proteins:
- the LOC116206631 gene encoding uncharacterized protein LOC116206631 produces MAEYQPQSAKPETTQDPADELLLPILLSDVTLRPLTLDDVDDMMVWASDGEVARFCSWEPYQSQDALADYVRNVVLPHPWIRAICLRGRPIGAISVTENTGGDRCRGELGYVLASRYWGKGIVTKAVELAVASVFRERPELERVEALVDVDNVASQRVLAKAGFTREGVLRKYCVLKGRTRDMVMFSLLSTEQLQQLLHCRCVL; encoded by the coding sequence ATGGCAGAATACCAACCCCAATCGGCAAAACCCGAGACGACCCAAGACCCAGCAGATGAGCTGCTGCTGCCCATCTTGCTCTCCGACGTAACGCTACGGCCTCTAACGCTCGACGATGTCGATGACATGATGGTGTGGGCCAGTGACGGCGAGGTTGCACGATTCTGCAGTTGGGAACCGTACCAATCCCAGGACGCTTTGGCCGACTACGTCAGAAACGTGGTCCTACCTCACCCATGGATCCGGGCAATCTGCCTACGGGGCAGGCCGATAGGGGCGATATCGGTGACTGAGAATACGGGCGGCGACCGATGCCGGGGGGAGCTGGGGTATGTGCTGGCGTCCCGGTACTGGGGCAAGGGGATCGTCACCAAGGCCGTGGAGTTGGCGGTGGCGTCAGTCTTCCGAGAGCGGCCAGAGCTGGAGAGGGTGGAGGCACTGGTGGACGTGGACAACGTGGCTTCGCAGAGGGTGCTGGCGAAGGCCGGGTTCACCCGGGAGGGCGTGCTCAGGAAGTATTGTGTGCTCAAGGGCAGGACCCGCGACATGGTGATGTTCAGCCTCTTATCCACTGAACAACTCCAACAACTGTTGCATTGCCGTTGTGTATTGTAA
- the LOC116206632 gene encoding non-specific lipid-transfer protein-like protein At2g13820, whose product MAGRRMKIGLVAVLVVAAATLWAGVAAQSSLDCTNVLISMSPCLNYISGNSSTPSSNCCSQLTSVVRSQPQCLCQVLNGGASSLGITINQTQAMALPGACNVQTPSVSLCNPASPTGSPTRTPPTVPSGTGSNTVPLTEGDGSSDGTSIRLSGPLFFVLLFSASYGSTWSTY is encoded by the exons ATGGCcggaaggagaatgaagattGGCCTCGTTGCCGTCCTGGTTGTGGCAGCAGCTACCCTCTGGGCCGGTGTGGCGGCGCAGTCGAGCTTGGACTGTACCAACGTGCTCATCAGCATGTCCCCGTGCCTCAACTACATCAGTGGAAACTCGTCCACCCCGTCCTCCAACTGCTGCTCACAGCTCACCAGCGTCGTCCGATCGCAGCCCCAGTGCCTCTGCCAGGTCCTCAATGGGGGCGCCTCCTCCCTCGGCATCACCATTAATCAGACCCAGGCCATGGCCCTTCCTGGCGCCTGCAACGTTCAGACCCCATCTGTCAGCCTCTGCAATC CTGCTTCTCCGACCGGTTCTCCTACTCGAACTCCTCCCACAGTTCCTTCAG GAACTGGATCGAATACTGTTCCATTAACAGAAGGAGACGGCTCGTCAGACGGAACATCCATAAGGCTCTCTGGTCCACTCTTCTTCGTCCTGCTCTTTTCTGCTTCATATGGCTCCACCTGGTCGACCTACTAA